A stretch of Clostridia bacterium DNA encodes these proteins:
- a CDS encoding zf-HC2 domain-containing protein → MDCKECREQMSDALDSKLGDKEAAFNNHLDTCDECRKEYEEYKIMMQAIRDLPDVEVPEGFRNHWKEAVKEQEKGMLAVLPLHKRRVLRVAMGIAAAGLIAINLPNMIGMGNSEMLKDEAPLEMAMQEQEVPFGDVLEDSDGMGAEPAEEPMMFAAPAADEETEVTLKNASPEMAVTEENRMEPTYFIKEESLAAVKTYFEQKELSLVEVEENPEYLVYAVQLDAEGLSSWENFLTELGEKDEESENDVGTEETPSLVEIRVEIIQ, encoded by the coding sequence ATGGATTGCAAAGAATGCAGAGAACAAATGAGCGATGCACTGGATTCCAAACTTGGAGATAAAGAAGCAGCGTTCAATAACCATTTAGATACATGTGATGAATGCAGAAAAGAATATGAAGAATACAAAATTATGATGCAAGCCATTCGCGACCTCCCGGACGTAGAAGTACCGGAAGGGTTCAGAAACCACTGGAAAGAGGCCGTGAAGGAACAAGAAAAGGGAATGCTAGCCGTACTGCCCCTGCATAAAAGAAGAGTACTACGAGTGGCTATGGGTATTGCTGCAGCCGGATTGATTGCCATTAATTTGCCCAACATGATAGGAATGGGTAATTCTGAAATGTTAAAAGATGAAGCACCACTGGAAATGGCGATGCAGGAGCAAGAAGTTCCGTTTGGGGATGTGCTAGAAGATAGCGATGGAATGGGTGCAGAACCTGCTGAAGAACCCATGATGTTTGCAGCACCTGCAGCAGATGAAGAGACTGAAGTTACTTTAAAAAATGCATCGCCGGAAATGGCCGTTACGGAAGAAAACAGGATGGAGCCAACTTATTTTATTAAGGAAGAAAGCTTGGCTGCCGTTAAGACGTATTTTGAACAAAAAGAGCTTTCTTTGGTAGAAGTTGAAGAAAACCCAGAATACCTTGTATATGCCGTTCAACTGGATGCAGAAGGCCTATCTAGCTGGGAGAACTTTTTAACCGAGCTAGGTGAGAAGGACGAAGAGAGTGAAAATGATGTCGGTACAGAGGAAACACCGTCGTTGGTGGAAATACGAGTGGAAATAATACAATAG
- a CDS encoding sigma-70 family RNA polymerase sigma factor: protein MVSDVELIGKFNDGDVDAFEQLIIRYEKKIYSICFYFLKNREDAEDAAQEIILKLYKKLGSFRQEAAFSTWMNYVASNTCRDYLRKRKRNKVLHLDDDIQTEDGQISRELPSEESTPEERIENKELGVLMQDTIAKLKEDHREILLMREYQELSYEEIAKILEISVGTVKSRIYRARKDLKALLNQGEQLQGYIRQKDS, encoded by the coding sequence ATGGTTTCCGATGTGGAACTAATAGGAAAATTCAATGATGGCGATGTAGATGCCTTTGAGCAACTAATTATTCGCTACGAAAAAAAGATATATTCCATATGTTTCTATTTTCTTAAGAATCGGGAAGATGCGGAAGACGCTGCACAGGAAATCATCCTAAAACTATATAAGAAATTGGGAAGTTTTCGTCAGGAAGCCGCATTTAGCACATGGATGAACTATGTGGCCTCGAATACATGTCGAGATTATCTTAGAAAAAGAAAACGAAATAAAGTGCTTCACTTGGATGACGATATTCAGACAGAAGATGGACAAATCAGTAGGGAATTGCCTTCTGAAGAATCCACCCCGGAAGAACGAATTGAAAATAAGGAACTAGGTGTTTTAATGCAAGACACAATTGCTAAGCTAAAGGAGGATCACAGGGAGATACTCCTGATGCGGGAATACCAAGAGCTATCCTATGAAGAAATAGCAAAAATTTTAGAAATATCTGTCGGGACAGTCAAATCTAGGATCTACCGAGCTAGGAAGGACCTGAAGGCCTTATTGAATCAGGGGGAACAACTGCAAGGTTACATACGTCAAAAAGATAGTTAA
- a CDS encoding nicotinate phosphoribosyltransferase, with translation MAELKKLDQVGAFHVDEERLFYSATHEEILDGYTTDVYFVKTREILNEMGKGQTNVVAEVFARKTGMFAGIGEVENLLKDKKVKVHALPEGSVFYEKEVVLRIEGPYDEFGMFETVILGMLASSSGWATATAEIVEAAAGKPVYSFGARHVHPAVAPVMERAALIGGASGASCIVAAKLQNLEPVGTVPHAIFLVLGDTLEGAIGYDKYMPENEPRLVLVDTFQDEAVETLRIADYFGERLKGIRLDTPSERGGVTQGLVREIRARLDMSGHQNVQIFVSGGLTPERIELLKEAGADAFGVGSYISGASAIDMTMDLKVVDGKPIAKRGRIPGLTETSRLKRII, from the coding sequence ATGGCAGAATTAAAGAAATTAGATCAGGTTGGTGCTTTTCATGTCGATGAGGAACGACTGTTCTACTCCGCAACCCACGAAGAAATATTGGATGGCTATACAACGGATGTTTACTTTGTTAAAACAAGGGAAATCCTGAATGAGATGGGTAAGGGACAGACGAATGTAGTGGCTGAAGTATTTGCTAGAAAAACGGGTATGTTTGCCGGTATCGGCGAAGTAGAAAATCTGTTGAAAGATAAGAAGGTTAAAGTTCATGCTCTGCCTGAGGGATCTGTGTTTTATGAAAAAGAGGTCGTGCTAAGAATAGAAGGACCATATGATGAATTCGGTATGTTTGAAACCGTTATTCTTGGTATGCTTGCCAGCTCCAGTGGTTGGGCTACTGCAACGGCTGAGATTGTGGAAGCAGCTGCCGGTAAACCAGTATATTCTTTTGGTGCTCGACACGTACATCCTGCTGTTGCACCGGTAATGGAGCGCGCTGCTCTTATTGGAGGGGCATCGGGTGCAAGCTGCATAGTGGCTGCTAAACTACAGAATCTTGAACCGGTAGGAACTGTTCCACATGCCATTTTTTTGGTTTTGGGCGATACCCTAGAGGGAGCAATTGGTTATGACAAATATATGCCAGAGAATGAACCAAGGCTAGTCCTAGTAGATACCTTCCAGGATGAGGCAGTTGAAACACTCCGAATAGCAGATTATTTTGGTGAACGTTTAAAAGGCATTAGATTGGATACTCCGAGTGAACGAGGTGGAGTTACACAAGGACTTGTCCGTGAGATACGTGCAAGACTGGATATGAGTGGACACCAGAATGTGCAGATATTTGTATCTGGAGGGCTTACTCCAGAGCGAATTGAGCTATTGAAAGAAGCTGGTGCGGATGCGTTTGGTGTAGGTAGCTATATTTCAGGTGCTTCGGCAATAGACATGACGATGGATTTGAAAGTGGTGGATGGCAAACCAATCGCCAAACGTGGTCGTATTCCGGGTTTGACGGAGACGTCTCGTTTAAAAAGGATCATATAA
- a CDS encoding HAMP domain-containing histidine kinase, translating into MKKKLTHSLPAKIIAFFLLVITASMILGSALAAFWMVDYEFYTKSENRIKTEIFSEMSRSDGRTLLYSYLKDDTDYINEFCNETNVGFEVLVDNEKEDKKIFPNNMNRQTSFVIEHQFDKDEVATVEQFVEESYTVKIYIDDAFPQTDKYSFSNQVLTLAYSLRYGIWIIGLLSLLSSIALLIFLLCAAGHKAGYEDIVANGDVTMPFDLYLGIYAVAVVTVIAFVNTNLYGVESYIAIALGVPALLILMMLFSMNFAVRIKLGRWWENTIFYRLILLTLRILKAVWICIVRLLRNLPLIWKTLILVSAGSLILLLSAMSRNTGHQAMLWLVFNVTLVPFFLYIALVLRKLQKGSEALATGDLSYQVNTRWMFWDFRRAGENLNQIADGMTQAVDERMRSERFKTELITNVSHDIKTPLTSIINYADLIGKETIENEKINEYTEVLLRQSERLKKLIEDLVEASKASTGSIDVHLAPCEIGVLLVQTVGEYEQKLSNAGLELVVNKPEEPVRVLADGRQLWRVFDNLMNNVCKYAQNGTRVYIAVEEYDKDVVIIFKNTSKYPLNISAEELMERFVRGDSSRNSGGNGLGLSIARSLSELQNGKLALTIDGDLFKVTLNFNKI; encoded by the coding sequence ATGAAAAAAAAATTAACACATAGCCTCCCAGCAAAAATAATTGCATTTTTTTTGCTGGTGATTACAGCATCTATGATTTTGGGCAGTGCTTTGGCTGCATTTTGGATGGTGGATTATGAATTTTATACGAAAAGCGAGAATAGAATCAAAACGGAAATTTTTTCTGAAATGAGCCGTAGTGATGGACGAACCCTACTTTACTCTTATTTGAAAGATGATACTGACTATATCAATGAATTTTGTAATGAAACGAACGTTGGGTTTGAAGTTCTTGTTGATAACGAAAAAGAGGATAAGAAAATTTTTCCGAATAACATGAATAGACAAACATCTTTTGTAATTGAGCATCAATTTGATAAAGATGAAGTTGCGACGGTGGAACAGTTTGTTGAAGAAAGTTACACGGTTAAGATCTACATTGATGATGCTTTTCCCCAGACAGATAAATATTCATTTTCCAATCAGGTGCTTACACTAGCTTATTCTCTGAGATATGGAATTTGGATTATCGGTTTGCTTTCGCTCCTGTCCTCTATCGCTTTATTAATTTTCCTGCTTTGCGCAGCGGGACATAAAGCGGGATACGAGGATATTGTGGCTAACGGGGATGTGACAATGCCCTTCGACCTATATTTAGGGATTTATGCGGTTGCTGTAGTTACGGTGATAGCGTTTGTTAATACCAATCTGTATGGAGTAGAAAGCTACATAGCTATAGCTCTTGGCGTTCCGGCCCTTTTAATTTTGATGATGCTCTTCTCTATGAACTTTGCAGTACGAATCAAGTTGGGAAGGTGGTGGGAAAATACGATTTTCTATCGCTTGATTCTGCTAACACTGCGTATCCTAAAAGCAGTATGGATATGTATTGTCAGACTTCTTAGAAATCTTCCGCTGATCTGGAAGACATTGATTCTTGTGAGTGCTGGAAGTCTAATATTGTTACTCTCAGCAATGTCCCGTAACACTGGCCATCAAGCAATGCTTTGGCTGGTATTCAATGTTACTCTGGTGCCATTTTTTCTGTATATTGCCCTAGTGCTACGTAAGCTGCAGAAAGGCAGTGAAGCGCTAGCGACGGGTGACCTTTCCTATCAAGTGAACACTAGATGGATGTTCTGGGATTTCAGACGCGCTGGCGAGAATTTGAATCAGATTGCTGATGGTATGACGCAGGCTGTAGATGAGAGGATGAGAAGCGAACGGTTCAAAACAGAGTTGATTACCAATGTTTCTCACGACATCAAAACACCACTGACTTCCATAATTAACTATGCAGATCTCATAGGAAAAGAGACTATCGAAAATGAAAAAATCAACGAATACACAGAGGTGCTCCTAAGGCAATCTGAGCGGTTGAAAAAACTGATTGAAGATTTGGTAGAAGCGTCCAAGGCTTCTACTGGTAGTATTGATGTTCATTTAGCGCCTTGCGAAATAGGTGTATTGCTAGTCCAGACTGTTGGTGAATATGAACAGAAACTATCAAACGCAGGTCTTGAGTTGGTTGTCAATAAGCCTGAAGAACCAGTTAGAGTCTTGGCTGATGGACGTCAGCTATGGAGAGTGTTCGATAATTTAATGAACAATGTATGCAAATATGCTCAAAATGGAACTCGCGTGTATATTGCTGTTGAAGAATATGATAAAGACGTGGTAATTATCTTTAAGAATACTTCGAAGTATCCTCTGAACATATCTGCTGAAGAGTTGATGGAGCGTTTTGTGCGTGGTGATAGCTCCCGGAATTCTGGGGGGAATGGTCTCGGACTCTCAATCGCAAGGAGCCTGAGCGAACTGCAAAACGGAAAATTGGCTTTGACTATAGATGGAGATTTATTCAAGGTTACATTAAATTTTAACAAAATTTAA
- a CDS encoding dephospho-CoA kinase — translation MIIGLTGNMGTGKTTVARFLRSKGALIIDADQLAREVVAPGRPAYEDIVAFFGKEILNQNKEIDRKVLGKIVFGDAPKREQLEKFIHPRIINRMNTIIEKQGKETVIVIDAPLLIEAGLHKRVDKVWVTDCSKSTQADRIKKRDGLSDKEIEKRLSSQMSSEEKLSYADLVIDTNGSKQMVQKYLDEVWDKQVLGKIY, via the coding sequence ATGATTATTGGACTTACAGGGAATATGGGAACCGGGAAAACCACAGTAGCTCGTTTTTTGCGGTCAAAAGGTGCCCTAATAATTGATGCAGATCAATTGGCTAGAGAAGTAGTTGCCCCCGGCAGGCCTGCCTATGAGGATATAGTCGCATTTTTTGGAAAAGAAATTTTAAATCAAAACAAGGAAATTGACCGAAAAGTGTTGGGAAAAATTGTTTTTGGAGATGCCCCCAAACGAGAGCAATTAGAGAAATTTATCCATCCACGTATCATAAACCGGATGAATACAATCATAGAAAAGCAGGGGAAGGAAACGGTAATCGTTATTGATGCCCCACTTTTAATTGAGGCTGGATTGCATAAACGTGTGGACAAGGTATGGGTTACAGACTGTAGCAAAAGCACGCAAGCAGACAGAATTAAGAAACGAGATGGCCTCAGTGATAAAGAAATTGAAAAGAGACTGTCCTCTCAGATGAGTAGTGAAGAAAAGCTTTCCTATGCTGATTTAGTAATTGATACGAATGGAAGCAAGCAAATGGTGCAAAAATATCTTGATGAGGTATGGGATAAGCAAGTTTTAGGCAAAATATATTAA
- a CDS encoding response regulator transcription factor has product MYNILICDDERDIVSALKIYLADSNYMLFEAFTGVEALSVIEKNDIHIILMDIMMPEMDGISAMVKIREKSNVPIILLTAKNEDTDKILGLNVGADDYITKPFSPVELAARVKSQLRRYMQLGGGAQEPKNYSVGGIDLDDNSKTVLRDGERIALTPTEYKILKLLMKNQGHVFSPKEIYKRVWKDVPYGNENSVAVHIRHLREKLEWNPAEPRYLKVVWGQGYKMEPGKRGQQE; this is encoded by the coding sequence ATGTATAACATCTTGATATGCGATGATGAAAGAGACATTGTTAGTGCATTGAAAATTTATCTTGCAGATTCTAATTATATGTTGTTTGAAGCTTTTACTGGTGTTGAAGCACTTTCGGTCATTGAAAAAAATGATATTCACATAATTCTTATGGATATTATGATGCCTGAGATGGATGGCATTTCAGCCATGGTGAAAATTAGAGAAAAGAGCAATGTTCCTATTATCTTGCTGACAGCAAAAAATGAGGATACTGATAAGATTCTGGGATTGAACGTTGGTGCTGATGATTATATCACTAAACCTTTTAGTCCTGTGGAATTGGCTGCTCGTGTGAAATCCCAACTGCGTAGGTATATGCAATTGGGTGGTGGTGCCCAAGAACCGAAAAATTACAGCGTAGGAGGCATTGATCTTGACGACAACAGCAAGACTGTGTTGCGGGATGGAGAAAGGATAGCGTTAACACCTACGGAATATAAAATATTGAAATTGTTGATGAAAAATCAAGGACACGTTTTTTCACCGAAAGAGATTTACAAACGAGTATGGAAAGACGTTCCTTATGGAAATGAAAATTCTGTAGCAGTACATATCCGGCATCTAAGAGAGAAATTGGAGTGGAATCCTGCTGAACCAAGATATTTGAAGGTAGTGTGGGGGCAGGGATATAAAATGGAACCTGGAAAGAGAGGACAACAGGAATGA
- the mutM gene encoding bifunctional DNA-formamidopyrimidine glycosylase/DNA-(apurinic or apyrimidinic site) lyase — MPELPEVENIRRELDGSLRNKEILDCKVLRASVIKNTDASYFEQVMQNNVIEGFARRGKYLLGSLSTGHMLIVHLGMTGQLYLSNEGTAMKKHTHVIWKLSGGEEMRFTDVRRFGGIHLLDNHDISCLPGLRKMGPEPLDPSFGPNDFLALFEKKRSGAIKRWLLDQSFIAGIGNIYADESLFAAGIYPGRDISTLTKKEKRKLYDSILSVLRQAIAEGGSSINDYINARGQKGGFQESHKVYGKENVPCVICGTPLSSCKIAGRTTTYCRHCQK, encoded by the coding sequence ATGCCCGAATTGCCAGAGGTCGAGAACATTAGACGTGAGCTAGACGGCTCACTTAGAAACAAAGAAATCTTGGACTGTAAGGTGTTGCGAGCTAGTGTTATCAAGAATACAGATGCAAGCTACTTTGAGCAGGTAATGCAAAATAATGTAATAGAGGGATTTGCAAGAAGAGGCAAGTATTTATTGGGAAGCCTATCTACAGGCCATATGCTGATAGTGCATTTGGGCATGACTGGGCAGCTGTATCTTAGCAATGAAGGCACAGCGATGAAAAAGCACACCCATGTGATCTGGAAACTGTCAGGAGGGGAAGAGATGCGATTTACCGATGTGCGCCGGTTTGGCGGGATCCATCTTTTAGACAACCATGATATATCCTGTTTACCCGGATTACGCAAGATGGGCCCAGAACCATTGGACCCTTCCTTCGGGCCGAATGATTTTCTTGCTTTGTTTGAAAAGAAAAGAAGTGGTGCTATAAAACGCTGGTTACTAGATCAAAGCTTTATCGCTGGTATTGGGAATATTTATGCCGACGAATCGCTTTTTGCAGCAGGCATCTACCCTGGCCGGGATATTTCGACTCTTACAAAAAAAGAGAAAAGAAAGCTATATGATTCTATTTTGTCTGTTTTAAGGCAGGCAATTGCGGAAGGTGGCTCAAGCATAAATGACTATATCAATGCGAGAGGGCAGAAAGGCGGATTCCAGGAAAGCCATAAGGTATATGGCAAGGAAAACGTGCCTTGTGTTATTTGTGGAACCCCGCTCAGCTCTTGCAAAATAGCAGGCAGGACGACGACCTACTGCCGTCACTGCCAGAAGTAG
- a CDS encoding fasciclin domain-containing protein, translating to MKKRFTMLLTLVFIIMLSTPALAATGDIVDIASGDENFSILVTALQEAELVGALQGEGPFTVFAPTNDAFAALLEALDITAADLLAQPDLADVLLYHVVSGKIMSTDLTDDMMATTLQGESLTINLDDGVMVNSSKVTTADIEATNGVIHVIDAVLVPESFVLEDIMDMPEVTDMPNTGGESLYTPMIWIGILLAITLLIRKRLLA from the coding sequence ATGAAAAAAAGATTTACTATGTTATTGACATTGGTATTCATCATAATGCTGAGCACCCCTGCTCTTGCAGCTACGGGCGATATTGTTGATATTGCATCTGGGGATGAAAATTTTTCAATACTTGTCACCGCTTTGCAGGAGGCTGAACTAGTTGGTGCGTTGCAGGGTGAAGGGCCATTTACAGTGTTTGCCCCGACGAATGATGCTTTTGCAGCTCTCTTGGAAGCATTAGACATTACTGCAGCAGACTTGTTAGCTCAACCGGATCTTGCGGATGTGTTACTGTATCATGTTGTATCTGGCAAAATCATGAGTACAGACTTGACGGACGATATGATGGCAACAACTTTACAAGGTGAATCATTAACAATAAATTTAGATGATGGTGTCATGGTAAATTCATCCAAGGTTACAACAGCAGATATTGAAGCGACAAACGGTGTGATACATGTGATTGATGCTGTATTAGTCCCAGAAAGTTTTGTGCTTGAGGATATAATGGATATGCCAGAAGTAACGGATATGCCAAACACAGGTGGTGAGAGCCTCTATACTCCTATGATTTGGATTGGTATTTTGCTAGCCATTACTCTTTTGATTAGAAAGAGATTACTTGCCTGA
- the polA gene encoding DNA polymerase I, with protein MEKIVLIDGNSLLHRAFHALPLLETKKGRYTNAVYGFVTMLLRLLDEEKPDYLLVAFDKGKKTFRHKMYAEYKGTRKKSAPELAQQFATVREVMDALGIPYVEMDEYEADDILGAYAKKAASEGKNALIVTGDRDALQLVDDNIQVLYTKRGISQTERCDIAFIDEKYGIKPEQLIDVKSLMGDNSDNIPGVPGVGEKTALKLIKAYGNLEGVYEHLGDVSGKKLLENLTTFKDQAELSYELGQIATNIENLEDLADYRFTGLDKEKAAALFQELEFTSLVKKMGMTTVTVAQAEEKRPTRTIQYKLVTIEDIDEWREFMAERKSAELGLALVCEQTRKETNIKKIQIFDGKTLGEFVPFMPMPGQAEGFIRATVDSGQRIMSLQAKTLLSLCKMWDLELPLVDDVSLMAYLLDAEAREYTEETLIANYLDVKLPSNAEHWAVLANYLSFPLLQKALEEEGLLSLYEDLELPLLSVLCDMERHGVRVDLDYLSTMRTKLLKTIEAIESEIYENAGERFNINSPKQLSKILFETLELTPLKKTKTGYSTDAEVLDKLKDDHPIVSLVLDYRKWVKLNSTYVEGLLEQGSRKDGIIHTSYNQTVASTGRLSSTDPNLQNIPIRTEESKLIRRAFKPVDDGNILMAADYSQIELRVLAHLSKDEKMTQAYIEDKDIHTATASEVFDIPMEMVNKAMRRKAKAVNFGIVYGISDFGLARDLNIPVYEAKEYIETYFERYPGVKRFIDETIAEAKASGEVRTMLNRKRRIRNINSSNFNARSGAERMAMNTPVQGSAADIIKIAMLKVDEALKKEKLKARMILQVHDEIILELPKEELEAATDLLRRCMEDAYKLSVPLKVDMKSGTTWYDMEGI; from the coding sequence ATGGAAAAGATTGTATTGATAGATGGAAATTCGTTATTACATAGAGCCTTTCATGCACTCCCACTCTTAGAAACCAAAAAAGGTCGCTACACAAATGCGGTATACGGTTTTGTAACCATGCTGCTTCGGCTGTTGGATGAAGAAAAACCAGATTATCTTTTGGTGGCTTTCGATAAGGGTAAAAAAACATTCAGACATAAAATGTACGCCGAATATAAGGGAACAAGGAAAAAAAGTGCCCCAGAGCTAGCCCAACAATTTGCCACGGTTCGCGAAGTGATGGATGCTTTGGGTATTCCTTACGTAGAAATGGATGAATATGAAGCAGATGATATCTTAGGCGCCTATGCCAAGAAAGCTGCCTCCGAGGGAAAGAATGCTCTAATTGTCACCGGAGATAGAGACGCCTTGCAATTGGTGGACGATAACATTCAAGTGCTTTATACCAAGCGGGGCATCAGCCAGACAGAACGTTGCGATATAGCCTTTATCGACGAAAAATATGGAATAAAACCGGAACAACTAATCGATGTTAAATCCCTGATGGGCGATAACTCAGATAATATTCCCGGTGTACCCGGTGTTGGAGAAAAGACCGCTTTAAAACTAATTAAGGCCTATGGCAATTTGGAAGGGGTATATGAACACTTAGGTGACGTATCCGGTAAAAAACTACTAGAAAACCTTACTACGTTCAAAGATCAGGCGGAACTTAGCTACGAGTTGGGACAGATTGCAACCAATATTGAAAATCTAGAGGATTTGGCAGATTATCGCTTCACTGGTTTGGATAAGGAAAAGGCAGCAGCTTTATTTCAGGAACTGGAATTCACATCGCTCGTTAAAAAGATGGGTATGACGACCGTAACAGTGGCCCAGGCGGAAGAAAAAAGGCCTACCCGGACAATACAATATAAGCTTGTAACCATAGAAGATATAGACGAATGGCGTGAATTTATGGCAGAACGAAAATCTGCTGAACTGGGTTTGGCCTTGGTTTGTGAACAGACCAGGAAAGAAACCAACATAAAGAAGATTCAGATCTTCGATGGTAAAACGCTAGGCGAATTTGTTCCGTTTATGCCCATGCCAGGGCAGGCCGAGGGATTTATACGGGCAACGGTAGATTCTGGACAAAGAATTATGTCCTTGCAAGCGAAAACCCTATTATCTCTGTGCAAAATGTGGGACCTAGAATTACCCTTGGTTGACGACGTATCCCTGATGGCTTACCTTTTGGATGCAGAGGCTAGAGAGTATACGGAAGAAACCCTAATTGCCAACTATTTAGATGTAAAATTGCCTTCCAATGCGGAGCATTGGGCTGTACTTGCAAATTATCTTTCCTTCCCCTTGCTTCAAAAGGCACTAGAAGAAGAGGGCCTTTTATCCCTATATGAGGATTTGGAATTGCCTCTTTTGTCTGTACTGTGTGATATGGAGCGACACGGTGTAAGGGTAGATCTGGACTATCTGTCTACTATGCGGACTAAACTACTGAAAACGATTGAAGCGATTGAATCGGAAATTTACGAGAATGCGGGAGAGCGCTTTAATATAAATAGCCCCAAGCAGCTATCCAAAATCCTGTTTGAAACGTTAGAGCTTACCCCCCTTAAAAAGACCAAGACGGGATACTCTACAGATGCAGAAGTACTGGATAAGCTGAAAGATGATCATCCCATTGTGTCCTTGGTTTTGGATTACCGTAAATGGGTTAAGTTGAATAGCACCTATGTGGAAGGATTGCTGGAGCAAGGAAGCCGAAAAGATGGCATCATTCATACCAGTTACAACCAGACGGTGGCCTCTACGGGTAGACTGTCTAGCACAGATCCTAATCTTCAAAATATTCCGATTCGAACAGAGGAATCCAAGTTGATTCGCCGAGCCTTTAAGCCAGTGGATGATGGGAATATACTCATGGCTGCAGACTATAGCCAAATTGAGCTTAGGGTATTGGCACATTTGTCTAAAGATGAGAAAATGACGCAAGCCTATATTGAGGACAAGGATATCCATACTGCAACGGCCAGTGAAGTGTTTGATATTCCTATGGAAATGGTTAATAAAGCCATGAGACGCAAAGCCAAGGCTGTGAACTTTGGAATCGTATATGGGATTAGTGATTTTGGCCTGGCCCGTGACTTGAACATTCCTGTTTATGAAGCCAAGGAATATATAGAGACCTATTTTGAACGCTATCCTGGGGTTAAGAGATTCATTGATGAGACCATTGCGGAAGCCAAAGCTTCTGGTGAAGTAAGAACGATGCTCAACAGAAAGAGAAGAATACGAAATATAAATAGCAGCAATTTCAATGCTAGAAGTGGTGCTGAGCGGATGGCGATGAATACCCCGGTACAAGGTTCAGCGGCAGATATTATAAAGATTGCTATGCTGAAGGTGGATGAGGCTTTGAAAAAAGAAAAATTAAAAGCTAGAATGATCCTTCAAGTACATGATGAAATCATCTTAGAGTTACCCAAAGAAGAGTTAGAGGCCGCAACAGATTTGTTGCGTCGATGTATGGAAGATGCGTACAAACTTTCGGTGCCTTTGAAGGTGGATATGAAGAGCGGTACAACATGGTACGACATGGAGGGAATCTAA